From Pempheris klunzingeri isolate RE-2024b chromosome 16, fPemKlu1.hap1, whole genome shotgun sequence, a single genomic window includes:
- the eva1bb gene encoding eva-1 homolog Bb translates to MEPIKRDMELLSNSMATYAHIKANPESFALYFMMGVCFGLLMALCLLVAGIACRTRRHRRPPPSPERRQLKESSEEDEEDDDEEESMAEEDGEEAEIPKVTVGPMSDRSSQSNGTLRSVNVFASAEELEKARRLEERERIVREIWRNGQPDILVTGTGTIGRVHYH, encoded by the exons ATGGAGCCGATTAAAAGAGACATGGAGCTGCTCAGTAACAGCATGGCGACCTACGCTCACATCAAAG CCAATCCGGAGAGCTTCGCCCTCTACTTCATGATGGGCGTCTGTTTCGGCCTCCTCATGGCGCTGTGCCTCCTGGTCGCTGGCATCGCCTGCAGGACTCGCCGCCACCGCAGACCTCCCCCTTCCCCTGAGAGGAGGCAGCTGAAGGAGTCCAgcgaggaggacgaggaggatgacgatgaggaggagagcATGGCGGAGGAAGACGGGGAGGAGGCGGAGATCCCTAAAGTGACGGTGGGGCCCATGAGCGACCGCAGCAGCCAGTCTAACGGGACTCTGAGGAGCGTGAATGTGTTTGCGTCAgctgaggagctggagaaggcaCGGCgcctggaggagagggagcgaATCGTCAGGGAGATCTGGAGGAACGGACAGCCGGACATCCTGGTCACAGGGACGGGGACTATTGGACGAGTGCATTACCACTAA